In Myxococcus virescens, a single genomic region encodes these proteins:
- a CDS encoding DEAD/DEAH box helicase, whose protein sequence is MSATAELLDAVREEARPDTWSAGTTLARAGAVSVQSVDEEEAVLRVRVPSRPAPVKTVLYLDEAIWECDCRGRVDPCEHVVAAALILHQHATARRAPAQRPAAPAARPGANTVTRPSAPAAGAPKPERMVYRFKRVDGGLQLERLVVRPDNTARLLARSLASLLTNPVEAARIQTQPCDLLADKLLLKPTRGALPPERLNALLRVLEPARTVLFDGALVSVTSEPLMPRVTVEDRGENTVLKVEKDPRVTEVVSPGLALCSGTLCPLGEQGLTGPWLEKLPQERAFAPHQMGDLTGKVLPDLARRMPVDVRSQRLPPIDRTLKPRISLELNQLDTGLSVLPTLVYGSPPTVRIDSGRMVYLKGAAPVRDEAAEQMLIHQLRDELNMAPGRRVTVQGKEAVQLADKLRRWRGGLTGDGAAVVTNPNVQLRPVLKVDTGAVTEGVPHVGFSFDFQVEGEDRESPRSVDAAAVMRAWEEGLGLVPLEGGGWAPLPAEWLKSHGQRVADLLSARGRDGRLANHAIPQLTGLCEALEHPSPPGLERLAPLVKGFEKLPEPQLPEDLTATLRAYQLQGVSWLTFLRQAGLGGVLADDMGLGKTLQTICTLGPGTLVVAPTSVLPNWEAEVKRFRPSLKVSVYHGPGRALDESADVTLTTYALMRLDAEVLGAKQWSTVVLDEAQAIKNPDSQVARAAYGLQADFKLALSGTPIENRLEELWSLMHFTNQGLLGGRKDFEERWARPVADNHKGAAERLRARIRPFILRRLKRDVAPELPPRTDAVRHVTLTERERAVYDAVYAATREEVVSQLEAGGSVLKALEALLRLRQAACHPALVPGQQAKTSSKVQALVEALGTAVEDGHKALVFSQWTSMLDLIEPALQEAGIGFIRLDGSTANRGAVAASFQDPKGPPVMLISLKAGATGLNLTAADHVFLVDPWWNPSVEAQAADRAHRIGQQRPVMVYRLVSQGTVEEKILTLQAKKRELFEAALGGGSGATALTRADLMQLLE, encoded by the coding sequence ATGTCTGCGACCGCGGAGCTGCTCGATGCCGTCCGGGAGGAAGCGCGCCCGGACACCTGGTCTGCCGGCACGACGCTCGCTCGCGCGGGCGCCGTCTCGGTGCAGTCCGTGGATGAAGAAGAGGCCGTGCTGCGGGTGCGCGTGCCCAGCCGGCCCGCCCCCGTGAAGACAGTGCTCTACCTGGATGAAGCCATCTGGGAGTGCGACTGCCGCGGCCGGGTGGACCCCTGCGAGCACGTGGTCGCGGCGGCGCTGATTCTCCACCAGCATGCCACGGCACGGCGCGCCCCCGCGCAGCGTCCGGCCGCCCCCGCCGCGCGCCCAGGTGCGAACACCGTCACCAGGCCCAGCGCACCCGCGGCAGGCGCGCCGAAGCCGGAGCGCATGGTGTACCGGTTCAAGCGCGTGGACGGCGGGCTCCAGTTGGAGCGGCTGGTGGTGCGTCCGGACAACACCGCGCGACTGCTGGCGCGCAGCCTGGCCTCGCTGCTCACCAATCCCGTGGAGGCCGCTCGCATCCAGACGCAGCCGTGCGACCTGCTCGCGGATAAGCTGCTGCTGAAGCCCACCCGGGGCGCGCTGCCCCCCGAGCGGCTCAACGCGCTGCTGCGCGTCCTGGAGCCCGCGCGCACCGTGCTCTTCGACGGCGCCTTGGTGTCGGTGACGAGCGAGCCCCTCATGCCCCGCGTCACCGTGGAGGACCGCGGTGAGAACACGGTGCTCAAGGTGGAGAAGGACCCGCGCGTCACCGAGGTGGTGAGTCCCGGCCTCGCGCTGTGCAGCGGGACGCTCTGTCCCCTGGGGGAACAGGGCCTCACGGGGCCCTGGCTGGAGAAGCTGCCGCAGGAGCGCGCCTTCGCGCCCCACCAGATGGGAGACCTGACGGGAAAGGTGCTGCCGGACCTCGCGCGGCGCATGCCGGTGGATGTGCGAAGTCAACGGCTGCCGCCCATCGACCGCACGCTGAAGCCTCGCATCTCCCTGGAGCTGAACCAGCTCGACACCGGCCTCTCCGTGCTGCCGACGCTGGTGTATGGCTCGCCGCCGACCGTGCGCATCGACAGCGGACGCATGGTGTACCTGAAGGGCGCCGCGCCCGTGCGCGACGAGGCCGCCGAGCAGATGCTCATCCACCAGCTCCGCGACGAGCTGAACATGGCCCCCGGGCGGCGCGTCACGGTGCAGGGGAAGGAAGCCGTCCAGCTCGCCGACAAGCTGCGGCGCTGGCGCGGGGGCCTCACGGGGGATGGCGCGGCGGTGGTGACGAACCCGAACGTGCAACTGCGCCCGGTGCTCAAGGTGGACACGGGCGCCGTCACCGAGGGCGTGCCACACGTGGGCTTCTCCTTCGACTTCCAGGTGGAGGGCGAGGACCGGGAGTCGCCTCGCTCCGTGGATGCGGCGGCGGTCATGCGGGCCTGGGAAGAAGGGCTCGGGCTGGTGCCGTTGGAAGGTGGCGGCTGGGCGCCCCTGCCCGCGGAGTGGCTGAAGTCCCATGGCCAGCGCGTGGCGGACCTGCTGTCCGCGCGAGGCCGGGATGGCCGGCTCGCCAACCACGCCATTCCGCAGCTCACCGGCCTGTGTGAAGCGCTGGAGCACCCCTCCCCGCCGGGCCTGGAGCGGCTGGCGCCCCTGGTGAAGGGCTTCGAGAAGCTTCCCGAGCCGCAGCTACCGGAAGACCTCACGGCGACGCTGCGCGCGTATCAGCTCCAGGGCGTGAGCTGGCTCACCTTCCTCCGGCAGGCGGGGCTGGGCGGCGTGCTCGCGGACGACATGGGCCTGGGCAAGACGCTGCAGACCATCTGCACGCTGGGCCCGGGCACCCTGGTGGTGGCGCCCACGAGCGTGCTGCCCAACTGGGAGGCGGAGGTGAAGCGCTTCCGCCCCTCGCTGAAGGTCTCCGTGTACCACGGCCCCGGACGCGCGCTGGATGAGTCGGCCGACGTGACGCTGACGACGTATGCCCTGATGCGCCTGGACGCGGAGGTCCTGGGCGCGAAGCAGTGGAGCACCGTCGTGCTGGACGAGGCCCAGGCCATCAAGAATCCAGACAGCCAGGTGGCGCGAGCCGCGTATGGATTGCAGGCGGACTTCAAGCTGGCGCTGAGTGGCACGCCCATCGAGAACCGGCTGGAGGAGCTCTGGAGCCTGATGCACTTCACCAACCAGGGCCTGCTCGGCGGACGGAAGGACTTCGAGGAGCGCTGGGCGCGGCCGGTCGCGGACAATCACAAGGGCGCGGCGGAGCGGCTGCGGGCGCGCATCCGGCCCTTCATCCTGCGCAGGCTCAAGCGGGACGTGGCGCCGGAGCTGCCGCCCCGGACGGACGCCGTGCGCCACGTGACGCTCACGGAGCGCGAGCGCGCCGTCTACGACGCTGTCTACGCGGCGACGCGCGAGGAAGTGGTGTCTCAGCTCGAGGCGGGCGGCAGCGTGTTGAAGGCCTTGGAGGCCCTGCTACGGCTGCGGCAGGCGGCGTGCCACCCTGCCCTCGTGCCGGGCCAGCAGGCGAAGACCTCGTCCAAGGTGCAGGCCCTGGTGGAAGCACTGGGCACGGCGGTGGAGGACGGGCACAAGGCGCTCGTCTTCTCCCAGTGGACGTCGATGCTGGACCTCATCGAGCCCGCGCTCCAGGAAGCGGGTATCGGCTTCATCCGGCTGGATGGCAGCACGGCCAACCGAGGCGCGGTGGCGGCGTCCTTCCAGGACCCGAAGGGCCCACCGGTGATGTTGATTTCCCTCAAGGCGGGCGCGACGGGGCTCAACCTCACGGCGGCGGACCACGTCTTCCTCGTGGACCCGTGGTGGAACCCGTCCGTGGAAGCCCAGGCCGCGGACCGCGCGCACCGCATCGGTCAGCAGCGGCCCGTCATGGTGTACCGGCTGGTGTCCCAGGGGACGGTCGAGGAGAAGATTCTCACGCTCCAGGCGAAGAAGCGGGAGCTGTTCGAGGCCGCGCTCGGCGGCGGCTCCGGGGCCACCGCGCTTACGCGTGCGGACCTGATGCAACTCCTCGAGTAG
- the trxA gene encoding thioredoxin yields MAGQTVELTQENFERITQEAGVCVVDFWAEWCGPCRGFAPTFEAAAKEFPNITFGKLDTEAQEEVSGRMEIRSIPTLVAFKDGVEVRRASGAMSASAFAAWLSKLDSVDLAVEQQRAANRKLTEEGTPPPGIPPHAEWDAGDEEWCFGDTDEEGEKHGPWKYWRADGTLCNECIFVHGKPHGPFKRFHESGEVSQDGAFEQGHLHGPRTWYASDQFTTERMHENGVSEKVRRTVMVYANGRVTQVLHYNGAGERVVPSTGEPYPTRPANLPEKAEYREDQDQWASVSLNAKAERHGLCRFWDREGQLLWESEFHEGSRHGRYHSRAVDEYADPRVRFDEGEMEDDFACGTWKLLDAEGNAVITRDLGVAQDHETLDASEVFSNLPRSAAEWRAFAEQARADRRYREALLAMARASAVSLDAGPLKAWLESLTLPRTEASARENAEGVMSSAGDERAALADAMMRGAEAAMLLRGFAVLHDQQDRPRAALDFILAAMLLAPERSAYLFTRSLILANLGLGEQMRKDAEALAPSEPDSWQFLSAYGRVLFPRFEFWPGREPAHCTFDEVPDGPTKELDAVQAVVRKYATRLQLLRAEILSRFKPGTNVPWLPPDVSSLLPDGPVELEQTEVEDADGDSVDVDETLSTKGMGIPALSRAARGDWSALTWLLWACGEGSIRMPDALTPPADFGQAAGQATQRLWQCRNRRARGRIDPDLPTFDFEGVALQELHPNLAGIAEEQYAETQAMFFWLTDANHVSPWQANLRG; encoded by the coding sequence GTGGCAGGACAGACCGTTGAGTTGACCCAGGAGAACTTCGAGCGCATCACCCAGGAGGCCGGGGTGTGCGTGGTGGACTTCTGGGCGGAGTGGTGTGGTCCCTGCCGCGGCTTCGCGCCGACCTTCGAGGCCGCCGCGAAGGAGTTCCCGAACATCACCTTCGGCAAGCTCGATACGGAGGCGCAGGAAGAGGTCTCCGGCCGGATGGAGATTCGCTCCATTCCCACGCTGGTGGCCTTCAAGGATGGCGTCGAGGTCCGGCGCGCCTCGGGCGCGATGTCGGCCTCGGCGTTCGCGGCCTGGCTGAGCAAGCTGGACTCCGTGGACCTGGCCGTCGAGCAGCAGCGGGCGGCGAACCGCAAGCTGACGGAGGAGGGGACGCCGCCGCCTGGCATTCCGCCCCACGCGGAATGGGACGCCGGCGACGAGGAGTGGTGCTTCGGCGACACCGACGAGGAGGGTGAGAAGCACGGCCCCTGGAAGTACTGGCGCGCCGATGGAACCCTCTGCAACGAGTGCATCTTCGTCCACGGCAAGCCCCACGGCCCCTTCAAGCGCTTCCATGAGAGCGGGGAGGTGTCCCAGGATGGCGCGTTCGAGCAGGGCCACCTGCACGGCCCGCGCACCTGGTACGCGTCCGACCAATTCACCACCGAGCGGATGCATGAGAACGGCGTCAGCGAGAAGGTCCGCCGCACGGTGATGGTCTACGCGAACGGTCGCGTGACGCAGGTGCTGCACTACAACGGCGCCGGCGAACGCGTGGTGCCCTCCACCGGAGAGCCGTACCCCACGCGGCCCGCGAACCTCCCTGAGAAGGCTGAGTACCGCGAGGACCAGGACCAGTGGGCGTCCGTGTCGCTCAACGCGAAGGCCGAGCGGCACGGGCTGTGCCGATTCTGGGACCGGGAGGGACAGCTCCTCTGGGAGAGCGAATTCCACGAAGGCAGCCGGCATGGCCGCTATCACTCCCGCGCCGTGGACGAGTACGCGGACCCTCGGGTGCGGTTCGACGAAGGGGAGATGGAGGACGACTTCGCGTGCGGCACGTGGAAGCTACTGGATGCGGAGGGCAACGCCGTCATCACCCGGGACCTGGGCGTTGCCCAGGACCACGAGACGTTGGATGCCTCGGAGGTGTTCTCGAACCTTCCGAGGAGCGCCGCGGAATGGCGCGCGTTCGCCGAGCAGGCTCGGGCGGACCGGCGATACCGGGAGGCGCTGCTGGCCATGGCGCGGGCGAGCGCCGTGTCGCTGGATGCGGGCCCGCTGAAGGCATGGCTGGAGTCGCTCACCCTGCCTCGAACGGAGGCGAGCGCTCGTGAGAATGCCGAAGGCGTGATGAGCAGCGCGGGGGATGAGCGGGCGGCGTTGGCGGATGCGATGATGCGTGGCGCGGAGGCCGCGATGTTGCTTCGGGGCTTCGCGGTCCTCCACGACCAGCAGGACCGGCCCCGGGCGGCGTTGGACTTCATCCTGGCCGCGATGCTGCTCGCGCCGGAGCGCTCGGCGTACCTGTTCACCCGGAGCCTCATCCTGGCGAACCTGGGGCTGGGCGAGCAGATGCGGAAGGACGCGGAGGCGCTGGCGCCGTCGGAGCCGGATTCGTGGCAGTTCCTCTCGGCCTACGGGCGGGTGCTGTTTCCGCGCTTCGAGTTCTGGCCGGGACGTGAGCCCGCGCACTGCACGTTCGATGAGGTCCCCGACGGGCCCACGAAGGAGCTGGACGCGGTGCAGGCCGTGGTCCGCAAGTACGCCACTCGACTCCAGTTGCTGCGCGCGGAGATTCTCTCCCGCTTCAAGCCCGGCACGAACGTGCCCTGGCTGCCGCCCGATGTGTCGTCCCTGCTGCCGGACGGGCCCGTCGAACTGGAGCAGACGGAGGTCGAGGACGCGGATGGTGACTCGGTGGATGTCGACGAGACGCTGTCCACGAAGGGGATGGGGATTCCGGCCTTGTCCCGCGCGGCCCGTGGAGACTGGAGCGCGCTGACCTGGCTCTTGTGGGCGTGCGGGGAGGGTTCGATTCGGATGCCGGATGCGCTGACGCCTCCGGCCGACTTCGGTCAGGCGGCAGGGCAGGCCACGCAGCGGCTGTGGCAGTGCCGCAACCGGCGGGCCCGTGGTCGCATCGACCCGGACCTGCCAACGTTCGATTTCGAAGGGGTTGCCCTCCAGGAGCTGCATCCCAATCTGGCGGGGATTGCCGAAGAGCAGTACGCGGAGACGCAGGCGATGTTCTTCTGGCTGACCGACGCGAACCACGTGTCTCCGTGGCAGGCCAATCTGAGGGGGTAG
- a CDS encoding FHA domain-containing protein: protein MKRIRQTIEVSERLWRALELMSRDMGVDREALVAQALFQLARQNGYVSPTVVSLGGEAQVAGGLVTAAEPVVQAAAPVAASSVVAPPVPEPVAAAVPPVNPGAGAQEPVAVAAGVADTEAPAVPAVGAFSADDATEEPATEPPGVTSVPLSVAQVNSTELVLARMQEILAEVEASVQPSEGLAAQSDDADDEESDDSDDEESDDADDEDSDDSDDEESDDADDEDSDDSSDEGSEDDASEEEDSEDDSDEESAEDSDDSEPEEAASDDEAEAPAGSGVKGDVSSDDIAAELAALGIEDEPAEAPKAEAPVATPMTARPLVARPVPKIRPPDEAATILEDQSAETTNIVKAPAPLEVFVQWAQGAPVAVSTERFTIGRGPRCGLVVKSERVSREHAVVTRVGDEVFIEDLNSSNGTWFNNERITRQQVSDGDEYMLGTEAVSFTMRPAGG from the coding sequence ATGAAGCGGATTCGTCAGACGATTGAAGTCTCCGAGCGCCTGTGGCGGGCGCTGGAATTGATGAGTCGCGACATGGGCGTGGACCGGGAGGCGCTGGTGGCGCAGGCCCTGTTCCAACTCGCGCGCCAGAATGGCTACGTGTCCCCCACCGTGGTGTCGCTGGGCGGGGAGGCGCAGGTGGCCGGTGGGCTCGTGACGGCTGCGGAGCCCGTGGTCCAGGCCGCTGCACCCGTGGCGGCGTCGAGCGTGGTCGCGCCTCCGGTCCCAGAACCGGTGGCAGCGGCTGTGCCGCCCGTCAATCCTGGGGCCGGCGCGCAGGAGCCGGTGGCTGTCGCGGCAGGGGTGGCGGATACGGAGGCTCCGGCTGTCCCGGCCGTGGGCGCCTTCTCGGCGGACGACGCGACGGAGGAGCCCGCGACGGAGCCTCCTGGCGTCACCTCGGTGCCATTGTCCGTGGCGCAGGTGAATTCCACTGAGCTGGTGCTCGCGCGGATGCAGGAGATTCTCGCGGAGGTCGAGGCCTCCGTGCAGCCGTCGGAGGGGCTGGCCGCCCAATCAGACGACGCCGACGACGAGGAATCCGACGACTCCGATGACGAGGAGTCTGACGACGCCGACGATGAGGATTCCGACGACTCCGATGACGAGGAGTCAGACGACGCTGACGATGAGGATTCCGACGATTCGTCGGATGAGGGCTCGGAAGACGATGCGTCCGAGGAGGAGGATTCGGAGGACGACTCGGACGAGGAGTCCGCCGAAGACTCAGACGACTCGGAGCCCGAAGAAGCTGCGTCGGACGATGAGGCCGAGGCACCGGCGGGCAGCGGCGTGAAGGGGGATGTGTCCAGTGACGACATTGCCGCGGAGCTTGCGGCACTGGGCATCGAGGATGAGCCCGCGGAGGCTCCCAAGGCGGAGGCACCCGTCGCGACGCCGATGACGGCACGTCCACTGGTGGCGCGTCCTGTGCCGAAGATCCGGCCACCTGACGAAGCCGCGACGATTCTGGAGGACCAGTCGGCGGAGACGACCAACATCGTGAAGGCGCCCGCGCCGCTGGAGGTCTTCGTCCAGTGGGCGCAAGGCGCGCCGGTGGCCGTCTCCACGGAGCGCTTCACGATTGGCCGGGGTCCTCGTTGCGGCCTCGTCGTGAAGTCGGAGCGTGTCTCGCGCGAGCACGCTGTCGTGACGCGGGTGGGGGACGAGGTCTTCATCGAGGACCTCAACTCCTCGAACGGAACCTGGTTCAACAACGAGCGAATCACACGGCAGCAGGTCTCGGACGGTGACGAGTACATGCTCGGCACGGAGGCCGTGTCCTTCACGATGCGTCCCGCGGGCGGTTGA